One bacterium genomic window carries:
- a CDS encoding aromatic ring-hydroxylating dioxygenase subunit alpha: MIRNQWYAVLDSKEVKPGKPLGVTRMGERLVFWRNESGEVACLRDKCAHRGVQLSYGCIIAGNIMCPFHGFRYDSSGRGVMIPANGRNAPVPNNFKVFSYPARDAYGFIWIYWCPTLGSSLDPSKLPAINWFKNLDESFFYSTKPDPWDAHYSRVIENQLDVVHVPFVHYNTIGKGCRTLVHGPLAELVNDELRIWMHNVSDDGKTRPMKPEELDKSVSPVYLYFIFPNIWQNVISNDLRVMIAFAPVDDEHTMAYIRFYQRFMRFPGLRHLIHYFGNRYNLKVAHQDRRVVETQQPKPSGLKMGENLIQGDNPIVLYRRRREELQK, encoded by the coding sequence ATGATTCGCAATCAGTGGTATGCGGTTTTAGATTCAAAGGAAGTAAAGCCCGGCAAGCCTTTAGGCGTAACGAGGATGGGTGAAAGGCTTGTTTTCTGGCGCAACGAGTCCGGTGAAGTAGCCTGTCTACGTGACAAGTGCGCTCACCGTGGTGTGCAACTTTCGTATGGTTGTATTATAGCCGGCAACATAATGTGCCCATTTCACGGGTTCCGCTACGACTCTTCTGGCCGCGGGGTGATGATTCCAGCAAACGGTCGCAACGCACCAGTTCCCAATAACTTCAAGGTTTTTTCCTACCCTGCAAGAGACGCGTACGGTTTCATCTGGATCTACTGGTGTCCTACATTAGGCTCTTCACTTGATCCTTCTAAGTTGCCAGCTATCAACTGGTTCAAAAACCTTGACGAAAGCTTCTTCTACTCCACGAAGCCCGACCCATGGGACGCGCACTACTCGCGGGTGATAGAAAACCAGCTCGACGTCGTTCACGTGCCGTTCGTGCACTACAATACAATAGGCAAGGGCTGCAGGACCCTCGTACATGGGCCGCTTGCAGAACTCGTTAACGACGAGTTGCGCATCTGGATGCATAACGTCTCCGACGACGGCAAAACCCGGCCCATGAAGCCGGAAGAATTAGATAAGTCTGTATCGCCCGTATACTTATATTTCATCTTTCCGAACATCTGGCAGAACGTCATCTCCAATGATCTCAGAGTGATGATTGCGTTCGCGCCCGTTGACGACGAACACACAATGGCGTATATCCGCTTCTATCAACGGTTTATGAGGTTCCCCGGACTCCGGCACCTTATTCATTATTTCGGAAACCGCTACAACCTGAAGGTCGCGCACCAGGACCGCCGGGTCGTAGAGACGCAACAGCCCAAGCCGTCGGGACTTAAGATGGGCGAGAACCTCATCCAGGGCGATAACCCGATTGTTCTATATCGCCGACGCCGCGAAGAATTGCAGAAATAA